Within Corvus moneduloides isolate bCorMon1 chromosome 23, bCorMon1.pri, whole genome shotgun sequence, the genomic segment gtcccatccctggaagtgtccaaggccaggctgggtggggcttggagcaacctgggataatggaaagtgtccctgcccatggcaggggtgggactggatgatctttaaggtcttttgcaacccaaattattctatgattacTGAACTTAGCAAGACTTTGTACCTGACCAGGTTCTGAAACTCTCTTTGACCATAATGGAGTTGTactgctgtggcagaggagagaagagccttctggtttttttgatGGAGGGATGTTGTCCTGGCAAATTAAAAAGATAATGCTGGAGTTGGAGCTTTGGAAATCAACCCTTATGTGGGGTTTGTGGTGGTTTATGAGTACACTTGCTGGCTTTGCTGACCAGTGATGGTTCTGTGCAGTTATTTTTGATGTGCTTGCCTTTGATTGTGCCAGTGTATTGAGAGAAATTGTTGAATTTCTTCGTATGCCCCATAGAACAAAGAACGTTTTCCTGAGGGTGAAGGCTACAAACATGTATTTGATGAGGAGAATGAGGAGCATGTATTGAAGGAACCAAAAAGGAAGGTGAGgtcttcttctttttaaagctctgtATTGTTGTTTGTCGTGACTAAAATGGTTTTGTATCCACAgtgtggtttttggttttttttgaactGGATGCTTTATTTTGACTCCTTTCTGtttgaaaggggaaaaggtATTTAAGAAGTAGAGAGAGAGCCCtatgttttgtttcctgacttcagaagcctttttttttctccccttaaGGAGCGGAAAGCAGCAAGATTGAGTAAAGAAGCCATTAAACAACTACACAGTGAGACCCAACGACTTCTTAGAGGTAAAACATAAATTCTTTGTATATAAAGGGGTATAAACTGTTCAAAAACTTAGAGGAGAAATTGAAAGAATTTACCCAAAAGGTTAGAGCCTTCTCTGACCTAACATAACTTATTTAGAGTTGAAGGGTGCAAGACCATTTTTGTTGAAGGACCTGTTAAAGCTATTTTTGTAactaatgaaaataaagattctTGTTATCAAATAAAGGTTTCAGATGATGTTTTACATCTTCTCTCACTGTCTTTCTCTGGCAGAATCATCCGTGTCTCTCCCATATCATGTGCCTGAGGCCAAAAGTGTTCACGACTTCTACAAGCGCAGACCTCGACCAGCATGTCAAGGAAATGCCATGGCCCTGCTGAAGTAAGGACTTAAACCTTCCTCATACAATTTTTTCATGAACTTTAAGCATCTCTAGCTTTTCTTTTGAGGGTAACCAGACTTTCTCAGGCTCCTTTAATTCCATAAAAGTAGGAAATTAGGAGAATGTCATTGCTAACGTAAGGCAATGCTGCACTCCTGACAGTCCTACTGTTGAAGTGATCAGGGCCAGGAGTAACTCAGAGGAAGGAACTTAGTGATGCAGAGTTATTTTAATGGGATTTAGAGTGAAGTCCAGCATTTTACTTGGTCTGTTTCTTCCCTGAGTAATGTGTAGTAAAATACTGAAGCTACAGTAGTCGCAAAATCCCTCAGGAATTTCATACTGTGATACTGTAACCAGTACAAAGCTTTTACGCTTCCTTAAGTTCTCATGATGCAGTTTTCCAGATTTCTGTCCTTCACCTCTTCCTACACATCAATGACAATAATTAGGaaatggttttttcctctcagtttgTCCTCAACCTCATCTCCCTTTCACACTAGCCATGGGTGATAtgtttctttttgcctttgttaGGTCCTCTAAATACCAGCTGCCCCTAAATGAAGAATCTGCAGCCACTGGGAACTTGAGCAAGGATTGCAAAGATGGGCCAATGGAAGGTGATCaatcagcagctgctgaacCAGAAAAGAACCTGGCCAGAGATGTTGCTGCTTCTGCGACTGAGCCTCTTGCTGCTGTAGGGAAGAACTTGCCAGAGGACTGTGCTGAGCAGCCCAGGCAGGATAGGGAGGATTCTCATGCAGTTTCAGAGACTGTAACAACTGATGATAACGCAGAGGAAGAGCTGCTCTCCAACTGCCTGAGCACCGACTGTGGTGAGCAAAAGGAGAGTGAAACTCCTCCAGCATGTGGAGATGCCCTCATGCAAAGAGGGGAAACAGCCCCAGATGTACAAGGTGAAACAAACAGTCAGCAGGTGGGGCCTGGACTGGTGACACAGCCTGAAAAAGTGAGGAAGTCCAAGCTGGATAAACTTCGTGAACTGGGAATAGATGTGTCCATCAAGCCAAGAATCTGCTCTGACAATGAATCCTTCATAAACCTTGATGAAGCTGATTCAAGTAAAGGTATCACTTGTGTTGTAGTCCTAAGCAGTGTTGATCTGAGCTTGGctggaaaattcagaaatatttaggTGATATAAGAGTCAGGCACATTCACTTACTAGTGTGGATTCTTTGAGTCATGTTAACAGAAATCTAGAGTTGCCTGGTGGCtgggaggctgggctggaagTGAACTGAGGTCTTGTGGATAAATGCTAGTCAATGGTAAAATAATTCAGTATTAGCTAATATCAATTAAGTACAAGCTACAGCAAAAATATTATGTGGTGGTTCATTATTAGTTGAATAGAAtggttttgcaaatattttaatattaaagatTTAGCTTTTAAACTatctttgggggaaaaacagCTCAAGACCTACTCTTACTACAACTTTTAACAATCAATGCTTTTACTTGTTACattaacatttttcatgttACATATTAATTTAATGAATATGTATTTAAAGAACTAGAAGCCCTGAAAGCACGTTTCTTGAAGCACACTCTCCAGACGTCGAAATCCAAAGCGGAACGGGCCATAAACATGAACATTATCCGTAAGGAAACGACATCTGACGGGAAAGAGGAGCTGAGAGCGGATGTGGTGCCAGCAGTTTTGGCTGCAGAGAGCCTGGAGGAAACTGTCCACACAAAGCCAGGTTGGTGGAGGAGAAGAAGTGATGAGGATTGAATTGGAAAACacttttgtctttattttcctctctcatgCTCCATTTCTCAGTGCTGCCCTGTGAAATACAGGTGAAGGGATCTTCATCTGGGAGATTACTGTGTGTGTTCCCTCTGATGGATAGCCctgttttaataaagaaattcttGGTAGACCACTTAAATAGAAGTGGCCTGTGTAGGACAGCCTCAGTCAGATCTTTGTGACTTTGGTTCTTTGGATTTTTCATGCTTCCATGAGAAGCTGTAGTTGCCCCATTCCCGGAAGTGTCCAAGtccaggttggacggggcttggagcaacctgggatagtggagggtgtccctgcccgtgtcAGGGAGTGGAATTGggtgaactttaaggtcccttccaatgcagCCATTCCCTGATTCTGTTCCTGCTCAGGTGAAAAGCTCCAGGCCCTGAAGGCCAAGCTCCAGGAGGCCATGAAGCTCCGCAGGACCGAGGAGCGCCAGAAGCGGCAAGCGCTGTTTAAGCTGGACAATGAGGAAATgctggaggaagatgaggaagaggaggaggaagagatgaCAGATGAgtctgaggaagaggaagaagaagaaggtgaTCATGAGGTCTGTTATGGAACATTTTTCAATAACCTCATCAGCTTCTCCATTCTACTTCCTCTCCCCAATGCAATGGGACTTTTGTACACTGTGAATTAGGGAAATTGCTAAGAATTCTTCCTAGAAGCTAAAAAATTGCTGTAGTTGACATATTCAGGGATTGAATTGTCTAATCTTGAATTCATGAGTATTTTCTTGATTTGTCTAAACactattaaaaccaaaaagaagtGTTTAAAAGATTCTGATGCCCCTTTCTGTTTTTATAAATCCTTGGCTCATTGCTGGCAGGGCCAAACAGGTCACGTGCCTGACCTGGGGTAAGGTTTACAATGGCAATAATCATTATatctgtgctgtgtttggggATGTTTTTTAGAATTCAGAACTTCTGCTTGATGAAGCTGAGGAAGATAATGAAGATTCAGAAGAGAAACATGTTGAAGATGGTGATAAAGAAACCGACAAAGAATCAATTGATggagaaaagctggagaaatcTGAACACTGTGATTCTGTTCTAAAACAGCCTTCAACAGAGTCTACATTGATCCTTTTTAAGGACAGCTCCTCAAAAATGGGGTAAATAATCCAAGCCTTAAAAATGGTGCctgagaaattttaaatttgatCAGCATGTGTAGGTGTCTTTATTTAAAGTCCCTTTTATAAGTATTTTTGTGTtaccttggggtttttttgcaactCATCCTGAATTTATTAGTAAATACCTTTTATTTAATGAATTGCAGATATTCTCTTCCTGATGAGAAACTGGAAATGGAAGAAACGGCAGACAAAGGACCTGCCAAGTTAGGTAAAGTAGAATTATTGCCCTACATAGctattttgttgggtttttttaacttagcACATGTAAAAGTTTCTATTTAAGATTGGTGTTCAGTCTTTCTGTTATGTCATCACCTGTGTAGTTATACagtatgattttaaaaatttagattGATGAAAAAAATGGGAGGGCTTGAAAaagccagagggaaaaaagttcaaaataaTACTGGAAGAAATATGAAACTATGTAAgatgaaattcagtgaaaaagtGTAATATGCATCCTGTGAGAAGAAGGAAATCCAACATGAccacaaaaagaatttttagcAAGGTGTCAGTGTTGCAAAATGTTATATTGAGGTTTTACTGgatcacacacaaaaaaaatgttaagcactattttttttatttccagaggatgatgattcattttctctgccAACACTGGCAAAGGAGAGCAGCCACAACAGCAGCTTTGAGTTCATTGGCTCCATGATCCCATCCTACCAGCCCTGTAACAAACAGGCCTCGCGGGGAGGGAGCTTCTtacctgcagcaggagggttCAGATCACCCTCCCCAGGTTTCTTCAAAACAAGCTTTATCAGCTCTGCTTCCAAGGTGAGATTCTCAGTCCTGGTTGTGTGTTTTATTAACACAGTGGGTagtaaataaatgtattttatcctGATGGTCAGATCtatcaaaaaaatcaaaccagacaAATGCTTTGGTATCAGTAAAATTTCAGAAGAGCAAACTGTCCCTGGGATTTGTGTCCACATTGGAATGGATAAAAATGACATCATAAAATTTATATTCTAAAGCATCAAAGAGAAGATGCTATAATCTGGTTGTTATATCTAAAATATGTGCATCATGTATATGGTTTTTAAGAATGCTTATATGGGCTACACAACTTATGATGTCAGTGAACTCCTGTGGGGTATTAGAGCAGCATGGACATAATTTGACTCTtgcatggtttgggttggaaggaacctcaaagcccatccagtcccaccccctgccatgggcagggacaccttccactatcccaggttgctccaagccccgtccaacccaGCTGggaacacttccatggatggggcagccacagcttctctgggaagtctgttccagtgcccctTGCATTTAAATTTAGGCTTGCTAAacaacttaaatatttttatattccctTGACTAGAGCTCAGGAAAGAcctctgagccttctcttcccatAGAAGATTCCCAGGACCTGTATAATGCCTCTCCTGAGCCCAAGAGGTTATTTCCAGGGGCTGGGGAGTCAAGGTTTCAATTTTCCCTGGAAGATGACACTCAGAGCCAGCTGCTCGATGCAGATGGGTGAGTGATGGGTGTAAAGGATGGTGTTTTGTGCCTGTTAACAGAAATAGGATGTGCAGACCAGCACGATTTTTCTAACTACAGCCTTTCTTTCAGGTTCTTGAACGTTGGACAACACAGGAATAAATACCAGTCCTCAAAGCATCAGCTGCCACTGGCTAGCATGGATGAGAATGCCATGGATGCCAACATGGATGAGTTACTGGACCTGTGTTCTGGACAGTTCAGCAGCCAAGCTGAGCATGTGCCAAAcaccagcagcaccaaaaagcagaacatggaggaactgctcaatctTTGTTCAGGAAAATTCATGTCTCAAAGTATGTCCTGAATTCTCTTTTCAGCTTTGCTGGTTACTTGATTTAGAAGTTTTTAGCTGAGGTAACTTCAGGTCTGGGTACTAATGCCACGTGTGGAATTTTGTCTTTGTTGGGAGCATGTGCAGTGTTATTTCTAGGATGTTCTCTGACACTTCAAGAGCAGAAATAAGTTGCCATCTTATTGCTTTCTGTAGCAGGTTCTCCAACATGGGCTTCTTCGGTGTCTTCCAAGGCAGAAAAAGACAGTGACATAGAAGATCCAATGGCAGAGGCTCTGGAGCTCTGTTCAGGCTCCTTTCCCACAGACAGGTTAGCATTGCTCTCCTAAAATTTACAGAAGTTTATTCTGGTAACTGTCTTGTTTCACTCTTAAAAGTGCTTTCTTGTTTGACATCAATTTGCTGTCAGTGAAAGAGTGCTTTGTTTTGGAGGTGGAGGGGAGGATATTGCAAATTGCTCAACAATTACTCTCTAATTGGCAGCATAAACTGTTTCCCACAGCTACTGTGAAGGGAAATTCTTTGTCTTTCACTGATAGTGCAAGAAACAGTGAAGAACTTCCATTAAACTGAGAAAAGATGATTAAAAGTGGGACTTCTGGAGTCTGTTCTGGGCTGTTGCCAAACTGCCGTAACCAAGTGTAAAGTTGGATACTTGGAGTTTTTTATTGACTAAATGGGAAAGTGTATGGCTGCCTGACAAAAGGATAATGAGGCTTAACAAGTGGGAGTGTTAGGGGAATCCATGAGAAATttgagagggggaagaaggaCTGGAAATTAGCACTTTTCCTATGGTTTCTGCAAGTGAAAATCTGAGGTCTTAAAACATCAACACTAATGGGGCTTTGGGGCATTTATGGCTAAATGCTGCTGGGAGATTGTACCTCTGAGCACTCACAGGGAACTGCCTGGCAGCAGTTTTTTGCCTTGATTTGCTGgaggcaaaatgaaaatgcatttctccCATTCATATTTTCCctagggaagaggaagaggaggaggaacaagAAGAACTTGGTGGTTTTCAGCTTTTAACAGATGATGAGGCCTTTGCAAGTGAAGAGGTGTGAACTGAtgcagccaggcagctgctggataAAATGGATATTTCCATTTATCTTCCTAGGTTTTTAATATATACATCCATGCAAAGTACTACAACTCCCATAACAAGCtactgaaacatttttcagagcaaACTTTGGATCATTTAAAAGATCTCCTTAATATAATGGTACAGTGAAAAATGCAAATCCTCTGAAATATGCCTGGTGTTTTAGTGTGTTGTTAATTGAAGAACAGATGAATCTGTCCTTACAAAGCAATCCACTCTCAGAAATTCcttatttctgaaaactttCTCTTTGGCAGGATGAAAAAGGTGAGGATAGTGCTGCTGAAGAAGCAGAAGTGAgtgatgaagaggaagaactGCTGAGACATAGACCAGGCTCAAagaaaaaactgtaatttttttttttttttaattaccagaGAGAATAGATTTTTAATAGCACTAGAAATTGAGTTTGGAATTGTTCCCTCTCCAGCATTGTTAGCTGATGTTTATATGATCTGGTTTTTCAtatgtctctctttttttactttggtGCTGTCACGTTGCATGAGTTGAACTGAGTTGCTTGTGGGTTATAGATGATTTCCATTGTAATTTTCATTATAGATGGAAATCAAAAAACTGCAATAAAAGCAGTGCAACATTTTTTTGACCAAAAAAAGGGATGCAAGAATATTGTTGTCATTCCTCATGTCTTAAGATCTTATTTGTTCTAGCAAGTAAAACATAGAGTTGACAGTTATTGCCATCATCTTTGGCAAGGAATCTGGTGGATGACAATGATTTGGGGTGCTACATGATGTCAGGCTGTGTATGTGAGTGTGCAAGAACTCAAGGCTTGGTCTTtccaaaaatgagaaattatgaTACATCCTTAGGAAATGTGTTAATTTTATGTCAAAGGATAAATCTTGCTTTCTGAAGATCTGTGTGGTGGCTGCTATGCTCTCAAACTGAACTCCTTCAACTTCCTTTCATAGAAAACTGCAAGATTTCAtggaagaggaggcagagctgtcGGGGAGTGATGTGGGAAGTGAAGATGAGTATGATGGTGAAGACCTGAACGAATATGAAGAAGAGATTATCGATGAGGAGCTCCCAAATGAAGTGGAACTAGGAAACCAAATACAGAAATTCCACATGTCAGTGACATTATCAGTAGATATTTGGGTGTGTGAGgccctggctctggggtagAACCCAGACTAACCTCTCCCTGtctcctgtgctggcaggaaggCGATGCTGGACGATGACAAGCGCCAGCTACGCCTGTACCAGGAGAGGTACCTGCTGGATGGGGACCTGCACAGCGACGGCCCGGGCAGGACCAGGAGGTTCAGATGGAAAAACATAGGTGACCTATGATCCAGAGTTAATAGAGGGGGAGAAAGTTTGGAAACAGAGCTTGTGTCTGTGAAATAGCACTTAGTGGTCCTCAATAAAGTATTTCAGGAATAAATTGGGGGGAtgattctgggttttttgtttggtcggtggttttttgccttgtttgtttgattggtttttggccttggttttttttgttgttttttactggcctccattttcaaaattcatAGCTAACTGTCTTGTTTTGTTGCCTAGATTTTGCTTCACAGATGGACTTGTTTCAGAGAGATTCAGATAATGATGAAGAGAATGAAGAGTTTGATGAGACAGAAGTGAAGTGGAGGAAGGAGCGATTTGAGCGAGAGCAGTGGCTTCGTGAGCAGGTACTGGCGAGCTGCCAGAAAGGCTTGCTGAGTCTCTGTGTCATTGCTGGATGTGAAATTGTTTACTCCTCAAGCTAAGCTTCAGTATTAGGTCAGATTTCTCAGCTGAATGTGATGCTGTTCATTGATAGTTCTTCATCCTTGTTCTATCTAAGAAATTGCAATagtatatttatttactttctaCTATAGTCTCCTATAgtagaaagtaaataaaaattaatttacataaagaaaagaatggCTCTACTTAAAATACTAATGAAGTGTCCATTTGTAATatgaattttttccatttttacaaAGTGTCTTCTCTCtgctacagaaggaaaaaaataaagagcaggaggaggaagaggaagaaattggTGGAGACAGCGAATTCATGAAACTAGCAAAAAAAGTGACTGCCAAGTCCATGCAGAAGAAAGGTGAGCTTGATTTTTATTGAAGTgacaagaaaaggagagagagaaagagctcAAAACTGACCTTTTCCCCATGTCTctgccagccagcccagcagtggtGGCACAAGACACAACTCTGTTACCCAGGAACCCATTTGAAGCCTTCAGACCTGCCAGTGACATCCAGGTGGGTACCAGGCCTCAAAAATGGCATTTCCCAACACAGCCAAGTCAGCTGCCCCTGAATTCTGGGCACTCCTGGTTTGTGGTGTTGTTACATGTGAGTAGAGAGTAGATTTTCTACAAAGAGTAACTTACTAAGTAACCTGCCTTGTTCCTGAGAGTGGTTTAATGcagcttttctttgcctttcagaTAAAAAATGGGTCACTCTTGAACAGACCTAAAGCTGTTCTTCAGAAACTGGCAGCAATGTCAGATCTTAATCCAAATGCCCCTCGAAATTCAAGGAATTTTGTCTTTCATACACTTTCCCCAGAGAAGAGTGAAGAGGCAAAGGAGAAATCAAAACCTCAGGTAAAGATTTGGGTGGCAGGTGCTGCCAGTTGTGGAGATTATTTGAATATACAGGCACTGAACCCTGCCAAGCAGTTAAGAGT encodes:
- the CLSPN gene encoding claspin isoform X6, encoding MLPLADLNPDLQKPLDSDSDSGQGSCETASPGPPGKGTASFEDRDSEEEIFVRKKAKNKNVLQDSESEEGEDGDSSVQEDALGGDKGNGEEEKENIAAEKNKKSHRIRPALLDSDDSDTGDRLQIENLETNRMSGLPEGELEEERPLKSGKKYRKHKHKPDVEEEPAKEAVGKSRRRKEKEKIMESIKQLRKEKKPVAEQVDGGERFPFNDSGCLLDDKELFDNGLEEENGQPPEDQESLESIRAAVKNKIKQYKNKERFPEGEGYKHVFDEENEEHVLKEPKRKERKAARLSKEAIKQLHSETQRLLRESSVSLPYHVPEAKSVHDFYKRRPRPACQGNAMALLKSSKYQLPLNEESAATGNLSKDCKDGPMEGDQSAAAEPEKNLARDVAASATEPLAAVGKNLPEDCAEQPRQDREDSHAVSETVTTDDNAEEELLSNCLSTDCGEQKESETPPACGDALMQRGETAPDVQGETNSQQVGPGLVTQPEKVRKSKLDKLRELGIDVSIKPRICSDNESFINLDEADSSKELEALKARFLKHTLQTSKSKAERAINMNIIRKETTSDGKEELRADVVPAVLAAESLEETVHTKPGEKLQALKAKLQEAMKLRRTEERQKRQALFKLDNEEMLEEDEEEEEEEMTDESEEEEEEEGDHENSELLLDEAEEDNEDSEEKHVEDGDKETDKESIDGEKLEKSEHCDSVLKQPSTESTLILFKDSSSKMGYSLPDEKLEMEETADKGPAKLEDDDSFSLPTLAKESSHNSSFEFIGSMIPSYQPCNKQASRGGSFLPAAGGFRSPSPGFFKTSFISSASKSSGKTSEPSLPIEDSQDLYNASPEPKRLFPGAGESRFQFSLEDDTQSQLLDADGFLNVGQHRNKYQSSKHQLPLASMDENAMDANMDELLDLCSGQFSSQAEHVPNTSSTKKQNMEELLNLCSGKFMSQTGSPTWASSVSSKAEKDSDIEDPMAEALELCSGSFPTDREEEEEEEQEELGGFQLLTDDEAFASEEDEKGEDSAAEEAEVSDEEEELLRHRPGSKKKLKLQDFMEEEAELSGSDVGSEDEYDGEDLNEYEEEIIDEELPNEVELGNQIQKFHMKAMLDDDKRQLRLYQERYLLDGDLHSDGPGRTRRFRWKNIDFASQMDLFQRDSDNDEENEEFDETEVKWRKERFEREQWLREQKEKNKEQEEEEEEIGGDSEFMKLAKKVTAKSMQKKASPAVVAQDTTLLPRNPFEAFRPASDIQIKNGSLLNRPKAVLQKLAAMSDLNPNAPRNSRNFVFHTLSPEKSEEAKEKSKPQVKKRGPSAVITSVAKRPRVESSEETSQSRSIFQYLES
- the CLSPN gene encoding claspin isoform X3, which codes for MSILCFFCANSLLITTPQLPLADLNPDLQKPLDSDSDSGQGSCETASPGPPGKGTASFEDRDSEEEIFVRKKAKNKNVLQDSESEEGEDGDSSVQEDALGGDKGNGEEEKENIAAEKNKKSHRIRPALLDSDDSDTGDRLQIENLETNRMSGLPEGELEEERPLKSGKKYRKHKHKPDVEEEPAKEAVGKSRRRKEKEKIMESIKQLRKEKKPVAEQVDGGERFPFNDSGCLLDDKELFDNGLEEENGQPPEDQESLESIRAAVKNKIKQYKNKERFPEGEGYKHVFDEENEEHVLKEPKRKERKAARLSKEAIKQLHSETQRLLRESSVSLPYHVPEAKSVHDFYKRRPRPACQGNAMALLKSSKYQLPLNEESAATGNLSKDCKDGPMEGDQSAAAEPEKNLARDVAASATEPLAAVGKNLPEDCAEQPRQDREDSHAVSETVTTDDNAEEELLSNCLSTDCGEQKESETPPACGDALMQRGETAPDVQGETNSQQVGPGLVTQPEKVRKSKLDKLRELGIDVSIKPRICSDNESFINLDEADSSKELEALKARFLKHTLQTSKSKAERAINMNIIRKETTSDGKEELRADVVPAVLAAESLEETVHTKPGEKLQALKAKLQEAMKLRRTEERQKRQALFKLDNEEMLEEDEEEEEEEMTDESEEEEEEEGDHENSELLLDEAEEDNEDSEEKHVEDGDKETDKESIDGEKLEKSEHCDSVLKQPSTESTLILFKDSSSKMGYSLPDEKLEMEETADKGPAKLEDDDSFSLPTLAKESSHNSSFEFIGSMIPSYQPCNKQASRGGSFLPAAGGFRSPSPGFFKTSFISSASKSSGKTSEPSLPIEDSQDLYNASPEPKRLFPGAGESRFQFSLEDDTQSQLLDADGFLNVGQHRNKYQSSKHQLPLASMDENAMDANMDELLDLCSGQFSSQAEHVPNTSSTKKQNMEELLNLCSGKFMSQSSPTWASSVSSKAEKDSDIEDPMAEALELCSGSFPTDREEEEEEEQEELGGFQLLTDDEAFASEEDEKGEDSAAEEAEVSDEEEELLRHRPGSKKKLKLQDFMEEEAELSGSDVGSEDEYDGEDLNEYEEEIIDEELPNEVELGNQIQKFHMKAMLDDDKRQLRLYQERYLLDGDLHSDGPGRTRRFRWKNIDFASQMDLFQRDSDNDEENEEFDETEVKWRKERFEREQWLREQKEKNKEQEEEEEEIGGDSEFMKLAKKVTAKSMQKKASPAVVAQDTTLLPRNPFEAFRPASDIQIKNGSLLNRPKAVLQKLAAMSDLNPNAPRNSRNFVFHTLSPEKSEEAKEKSKPQVKKRGPSAVITSVAKRPRVESSEETSQSRSIFQYLES
- the CLSPN gene encoding claspin isoform X4, with amino-acid sequence MAAVPVTTEDPAELPLADLNPDLQKPLDSDSDSGQGSCETASPGPPGKGTASFEDRDSEEEIFVRKKAKNKNVLQDSESEEGEDGDSSVQEDALGGDKGNGEEEKENIAAEKNKKSHRIRPALLDSDDSDTGDRLQIENLETNRMSGLPEGELEEERPLKSGKKYRKHKHKPDVEEEPAKEAVGKSRRRKEKEKIMESIKQLRKEKKPVAEQVDGGERFPFNDSGCLLDDKELFDNGLEEENGQPPEDQESLESIRAAVKNKIKQYKNKERFPEGEGYKHVFDEENEEHVLKEPKRKERKAARLSKEAIKQLHSETQRLLRESSVSLPYHVPEAKSVHDFYKRRPRPACQGNAMALLKSSKYQLPLNEESAATGNLSKDCKDGPMEGDQSAAAEPEKNLARDVAASATEPLAAVGKNLPEDCAEQPRQDREDSHAVSETVTTDDNAEEELLSNCLSTDCGEQKESETPPACGDALMQRGETAPDVQGETNSQQVGPGLVTQPEKVRKSKLDKLRELGIDVSIKPRICSDNESFINLDEADSSKELEALKARFLKHTLQTSKSKAERAINMNIIRKETTSDGKEELRADVVPAVLAAESLEETVHTKPGEKLQALKAKLQEAMKLRRTEERQKRQALFKLDNEEMLEEDEEEEEEEMTDESEEEEEEEGDHENSELLLDEAEEDNEDSEEKHVEDGDKETDKESIDGEKLEKSEHCDSVLKQPSTESTLILFKDSSSKMGYSLPDEKLEMEETADKGPAKLEDDDSFSLPTLAKESSHNSSFEFIGSMIPSYQPCNKQASRGGSFLPAAGGFRSPSPGFFKTSFISSASKSSGKTSEPSLPIEDSQDLYNASPEPKRLFPGAGESRFQFSLEDDTQSQLLDADGFLNVGQHRNKYQSSKHQLPLASMDENAMDANMDELLDLCSGQFSSQAEHVPNTSSTKKQNMEELLNLCSGKFMSQTGSPTWASSVSSKAEKDSDIEDPMAEALELCSGSFPTDREEEEEEEQEELGGFQLLTDDEAFASEEDEKGEDSAAEEAEVSDEEEELLRHRPGSKKKLKLQDFMEEEAELSGSDVGSEDEYDGEDLNEYEEEIIDEELPNEVELGNQIQKFHMKAMLDDDKRQLRLYQERYLLDGDLHSDGPGRTRRFRWKNIDFASQMDLFQRDSDNDEENEEFDETEVKWRKERFEREQWLREQKEKNKEQEEEEEEIGGDSEFMKLAKKVTAKSMQKKASPAVVAQDTTLLPRNPFEAFRPASDIQIKNGSLLNRPKAVLQKLAAMSDLNPNAPRNSRNFVFHTLSPEKSEEAKEKSKPQVKKRGPSAVITSVAKRPRVESSEETSQSRSIFQYLES
- the CLSPN gene encoding claspin isoform X5; the protein is MAAVPVTTEDPAELPLADLNPDLQKPLDSDSDSGQGSCETASPGPPGKGTASFEDRDSEEEIFVRKKAKNKNVLQDSESEEGEDGDSSVQEDALGGDKGNGEEEKENIAAEKNKKSHRIRPALLDSDDSDTGDRLQIENLETNRMSGLPEGELEEERPLKSGKKYRKHKHKPDVEEEPAKEAVGKSRRRKEKEKIMESIKQLRKEKKPVAEVDGGERFPFNDSGCLLDDKELFDNGLEEENGQPPEDQESLESIRAAVKNKIKQYKNKERFPEGEGYKHVFDEENEEHVLKEPKRKERKAARLSKEAIKQLHSETQRLLRESSVSLPYHVPEAKSVHDFYKRRPRPACQGNAMALLKSSKYQLPLNEESAATGNLSKDCKDGPMEGDQSAAAEPEKNLARDVAASATEPLAAVGKNLPEDCAEQPRQDREDSHAVSETVTTDDNAEEELLSNCLSTDCGEQKESETPPACGDALMQRGETAPDVQGETNSQQVGPGLVTQPEKVRKSKLDKLRELGIDVSIKPRICSDNESFINLDEADSSKELEALKARFLKHTLQTSKSKAERAINMNIIRKETTSDGKEELRADVVPAVLAAESLEETVHTKPGEKLQALKAKLQEAMKLRRTEERQKRQALFKLDNEEMLEEDEEEEEEEMTDESEEEEEEEGDHENSELLLDEAEEDNEDSEEKHVEDGDKETDKESIDGEKLEKSEHCDSVLKQPSTESTLILFKDSSSKMGYSLPDEKLEMEETADKGPAKLEDDDSFSLPTLAKESSHNSSFEFIGSMIPSYQPCNKQASRGGSFLPAAGGFRSPSPGFFKTSFISSASKSSGKTSEPSLPIEDSQDLYNASPEPKRLFPGAGESRFQFSLEDDTQSQLLDADGFLNVGQHRNKYQSSKHQLPLASMDENAMDANMDELLDLCSGQFSSQAEHVPNTSSTKKQNMEELLNLCSGKFMSQTGSPTWASSVSSKAEKDSDIEDPMAEALELCSGSFPTDREEEEEEEQEELGGFQLLTDDEAFASEEDEKGEDSAAEEAEVSDEEEELLRHRPGSKKKLKLQDFMEEEAELSGSDVGSEDEYDGEDLNEYEEEIIDEELPNEVELGNQIQKFHMKAMLDDDKRQLRLYQERYLLDGDLHSDGPGRTRRFRWKNIDFASQMDLFQRDSDNDEENEEFDETEVKWRKERFEREQWLREQKEKNKEQEEEEEEIGGDSEFMKLAKKVTAKSMQKKASPAVVAQDTTLLPRNPFEAFRPASDIQIKNGSLLNRPKAVLQKLAAMSDLNPNAPRNSRNFVFHTLSPEKSEEAKEKSKPQVKKRGPSAVITSVAKRPRVESSEETSQSRSIFQYLES